The Hippoglossus stenolepis isolate QCI-W04-F060 chromosome 1, HSTE1.2, whole genome shotgun sequence DNA segment ATTCTTCTTTACATTGTGTGACTTATTTTTGACAtcagaaaaaaagctaaattatgtaaatataaaaagttgATGTTTTTGATAATGCAGTGACGGGTCTGAGAAGAACTCATCACATTTTGTGCGGATGCAGATTAAGCAGCTGAGCTGggatctttttttccctccacctttttttaacaatgttttataagaaataaataatttgttatCAGACCACTTGGATTTGTTCTTTTATATTGAAACAGTTCTTTATGGCCACTGGTCTAATTTTACGTTTCCCAGTTTAGAGGCTTAGAGTAAAGTCCAGCAGAGTAAAGTTAAAAACAGCTCCTGTAATACCCTGAGGCCCTGAAGGTCGTGACCCCGGCCCTGAGCCCTGCCACTGGCACACAGCTCTTATCTGCCTCCACAGGATTTGTGTTATGAAACCAGCTCATTTCTGCTGAATATCCATCCTCACTTTTCTATTCTGTTCACATTGAATAACGTACAGAGAAGTAAAAGTCCTGAATGAACCGCTGCACACGTCCGTCTTACCCGAATGATGCGTTTCACCTCCTGTCGGTCCAACTTGCCGTTTCCGTCCTTGTCGTACATCTTGAAGGACCATTTGAGTCGGTCCTCCAGATTTCCCCTGAAGATCAAATGAAGTGCTGCCACGTACTCGAGGAAATCGAGCGTATTATCCTGGCGACAAGTAACACAGAGTCACagttataacaataataataatacctaCTGAGAATCTAAGAGTGGAATTAGGAAGCAGAGAGTGTGATTTACCTTGTTCGTGTCAAAGGAGTGAAACACCGTCTCGATGTAGAGGGActcctctgcagagctgctgggAACTCCGAATATCCTCTTCAGCTCGTGTAAGTGCAGGGCTCCGCTCGGACACTCCCTCATGTAAACGATGCACAGGTCCTGAATTTCTGCCAAGTCCATGGCCTCGTTGTGGCTCCCCTCCTGCCCCATGGCGTTCGAGGACAGAGGTCCACACTGACCGATGGAGTCTGGTCCCAGCTGATGTTCTGTCCTGAGACTTGGCTTCTGTCTCCAGGCCACTGGTGCATCTGTGCTCTCACACTCCGGTCCAACGAGCTTCAGTGAGCGGGGGGGAGTCCCGCCACAGGTCCTCCTCACTAATCCTTAATCTCATGATCTTTGGTCAGAGAGGCGTCGTCCAAGTAGGTCTGAAAATCTGCCAATGTTTCTGTGAGCAGGCGCCAAACTGAGAGATCTAGTTAACTATCAATCAGCAGGGGTCAAttaaaccagtgtgtgtgtgtgtctgtgtgtgtctgtgtgtgtgtgtgtgtgtgtgtgtgtgtgtgtgtgtctgtctgtgtgtctgtgtgtgtgtgtgtgtctgtgtgtctgtgtgtgtgacagatatTTTTATCTGAGGGAACAAATTAATGTGTATGTAATTATTCAACCACAATAACCACAGTAACCATAATAACAATAGTTTATAGTCAGTATGATGAGAACagtaaaaaataacagaaactaaCATCAACTTCACTACATCTGagttttttagtttggtccatctgctaacatggaggaggcggagtttAGCCACCAGGGGTCATGTCATGTTGTTCATGTGGGATCTGTTGGTTTCTATATAACTTTGaaggtctcgaccttaataTGTTTATAATTTGTTGCTGAATTGATTGAATAGCTTTTATTTTAGTTGATTCATTTTttgattttgtgaagcacttggTTCAGTTCAGTGAAAAGTGCAGTTTCTATTACATCTGGAACCAAAGGAGATTCTGGCTGTAAACATtgtgttattatgtttttctgACAAAAATGGTTTTAAACGAATATCGTGTAACGTTCAAATCAACAACATGAAACTGACTCTTCACATCGTCGTAGAATCAGCAGCAAATCAGtgattaaaacatattttatacagAAGCTTTttaacagatgttttctttcttgtcttgttttgttctgtgttgtgttttgttgcttgATTGGATAAATGTACTAACCACCACTCTTCATGATCCCTCATTGAGGGGAATAGAGATCCAGATCTCAATGaagaaaacattatatttactgtatgtgatgTTATTAAGGttaacaaacataaaactgagATGATAAATTAACTACAAAGTAAATCTCCATGAAAATGAATCTCAAACATAAGTGACTGAATGTGGATGAAATGTGGAGGATGGATTTCAGAGCCCCCTTCTGTCCAGCTTTGGGATCTTTGCTGTTGAACCGTCTCGTCTCCTTCTGCTTGAACTTGGGCGGCGCCGCCTTGTGTCCTTCACCTGCGGCTGCGTTCATCCTGGAAACGTCTGGAGAAACAATCGAGTCATTTCACTCAGAGGCAGCAACACTTCACCCCCTCGTATATTCAGACTCTTTATATAAATGCTGTTAATAACTTCTAAGTGCTGGACTGAGCTGCTTATTAACTCTCTGCATTATTCTACTGTGCTGATCCGACAGCAGGGACACAACACGAGTCCGGATCAGTGAGTTAAACCTGAGGATCAAAATCTGACAACAGACCAGATCTCATTGAGCATCTCGTGCTCCAGgacaatatgtatatatatatatgtaaatatataattttacaaaagaaaagtcatatttttttaGACAAATGGGGAGGTAAAAGGAAATGTACGAAATAAGTAGCAAGGAGAATCGTATAATTCTTAATTTTTATCGCGTTAAATTACGACTTTAATCACATAATGttgcaactttattcttgaagtctcagatttattttcttaaacaCGGCCGTCATATTTCATCATAAGAAATCGACTTGAGTTGCTATTGAGAAAAATAGTACAAACTGTTATTTTCAACTTCTAAAAACTCACAAATGTCAGATTATAAACTGATGATAATATCAATTCACTCACTTGTTTTGATGGACGAGAGGAGCTGCTGTATACCTATAGTACTGTAGTATTGTGGAGTACTCTAGTACTGtagtataggtagactccgcccacgtaggtgatgaccaCAGGACGTACGTTTGTCAGACTAAACTCTTTtgtccctaaattacaacgtgaaaccagaactaacagatcaaaggaaactatgaacacatgaagcttcagagtCTCAGAGAGGAAACGACCTTCCTTTGATCTGAGCTAATTCTCCTCTGGCTTATTCAAACAATTAAAAGACGTCATCATCACAACAGGTGAACATGATCTAAGTTGGTGAGTTCTTCATCGGGAGTAAACTGAgagacgtgtttgtgtgtttagtggacgtgtacagtttgtgtgtttagtggacgtgtacagtttgtgtgtttgtggacgtgtacagtttgtgtgtttgtggacgtgtacagtttgtgtgtttgtggacgtgtacagtttgtgtgtttagtggacgtgtacagtttgtgtgtttagtggatgtgtacagtttgtgtgtttgtggacgtgtacagtttgtgtgttttgtggacgtgtacagtttgtgtgtgttgtggacgtgtacagtttgtgtgtttgtggaatggtacagtttgtgtgtttagtggacgtgtacagtttgtgtgtgtttagtggacgtgtacagtttgtgtgtgtttagtggatgtgtacagtttgtgtgttttgtggacgtatacagtttgtgtgtgtttagtagatgtgtacagtttgtgtgtttgtggacgtgtacagtttgtgtgttttgtggacgtatacagtttgtgtgtgtttagtggatgtgtacagtttgtgtgtttgtggacgtgTACAGTTTGCGTGTGTTGTGGacgtgtacagtttgtgtgtgttgtggacgtgtacagtttgtgtgtgtttagtggatGTGTacagtttttgtgtgttgtggacgtgtacagtttgtgtgttttgtggacgtatacagtttgtgtgtgtttagtggatgtgtacagtttgtgtgtttgtggacatgtacagtttgtgtgttttgtggacgtgtacagtttgtgtgttttgtggacgtgtacagtttgtgtgttttgtggacgtgtacagtttgtgtgtgtgttgtggacgtgtacagtttgtgtgtttagtggacgtgtacagtttgtgtgtttagtggacgtgtacagtttgtgtgtgtgttgtggacgtgtacagtttgtgtgtttagtggacgtgtacagtttgtgtgtttagtggacgtgtacagtttgtgtgttttgtgttgatttggTCGCCTGTAGTTTGAACTGTGTCTGGCGCAGGTGAAGTTGTTTAGCGTCTCTCTGCTCTAACGAGGTTTCGCATGATACTGACTGACCTTCAGACATGTGACCTCGGCCGTGTCCACTGTTACCTGGTGAGTTACAAGAGGTTGAAGAGCTGAAGATATGaatgtgaactagttcattttaaacTTAATAAACTGAACTCTGAGCTCGTTCTTCTGAAGTGTGACGCTGCTGAACGAGTCGTGTCTCCAGTGAATTACAGAATATTTAACTGACGTGTAATGAATTCATCACATCGTTCACAGAtggaataaagacaaacacGAGTAAAATACACTAAAACGGATTTTATTAtatcatagatagatagatagatagatagatagatagatagatagatagatagatagatagatagatagatagatagacagatagatagacagacattcacattatttacattgaAGACGTGTTGATTCCTGATCGTCTCTGTGACTGAACCCGAGCAGCGGTACAGCGTGTTACACTCTTACACGTGTGCCGGGCTACACAGGACGTCAAGTCCACAACACAGACTTCCTGACATCACTGACATGTAAAGATAACGTAGAGCTCAGACTGATGCTACCACCTGCGG contains these protein-coding regions:
- the guca1g gene encoding guanylate cyclase activator 1g, whose amino-acid sequence is MGQEGSHNEAMDLAEIQDLCIVYMRECPSGALHLHELKRIFGVPSSSAEESLYIETVFHSFDTNKDNTLDFLEYVAALHLIFRGNLEDRLKWSFKMYDKDGNGKLDRQEVKRIIRIIYKIKVQTSDVTLSPSEICDRIFDLVDQNHDGQITLSEFMEGAQKDEWVMNLLKLDVNATGWVIQNRGKVP